From a single Fusobacterium ulcerans ATCC 49185 genomic region:
- a CDS encoding autotransporter-associated N-terminal domain-containing protein, giving the protein MRKNDIEKSLKRFLKRKVSYSLSLLIAFMITGGISLGAGITAEEIQETKSDLLTRIQTEREEIKRKIAENERLIKEYNSDFVELVRKGDFYSKPLFNSTQVFFTYQYLDNGKVKDRTDKEFKETIDAINKHYGTKSGRSLFRATGNVGKDKIMSGNGVAVDNEVFRETIEVGANIKPIEPELPMINPSVSVSVSAPTVNLGALPGTVSPTMPTMPTVTAPVVAVPTAPSGVNVSVTTPGAVDKITVTAPTITTPTTPSDKNINVTAPATPTGFEPTTVTAPTAPSIPVIVPPTIPSFASNVVSNGNGTANHIDTRTLSNGVIEMVAIKGGNFNLVRNTANTWTYEYTGYSGANVWAIGDAKSDLHADVGSGLTWSGLARTSTASGGSQLGFQKLVGSGAQSTMLSNATFLYTRGMENATSNLGEFVHMDIHGAAAPAGQRTGLDTGTNGLSNKTAILAAYDDAGNNINWTYGTTKNTTAASDRYTWINSGKIVIEGGNTSLTNHYDHSSAGRKAIAMNTGEVIFQPYFNGTNYFQKYTSVFVMSLDGTGVHHIMYNGPTGSIKTYTQTASIFLSGSSGAGRPLSIVNRGTLEMYGENSAGIFLKTGSDNDLYFTTDNFAFNSSTNTVTAGSYKPLKLFGDKSIGLYGAATDGSTIGNFAVDIGETGKGNQNFTTSTASGTTNGTNLTDYNINPSGGTNKNIEGSFGIIANAPMKLTSHQIRIYDKTENNVGVYPNADVALNLGGGEISLNGGNTNIGILINGKGSVTSTGNVSVTGGVKNMAVYVKGGTSGPAETVSVNKVTATNTEDSVVVYGESGAKITAKELNVVSKVGANPTTGNGKDTGAAFASGANTVITIDRAATPGSANISITGSKLDDADRYVGFGVMATNGGVVNAKNNYIKVVNGSTAAASIGANSNIDLSGGTVEFDGSGYAVYSDGVGKINLSNSKMILKGKATAFDVDMLAGIPPVTLDANSRIHVESNDVVVFNLKNATGLSTSGLEASITTALGSALGGANLSSLIVAGGGIDKYKIAAVDGGTISIGNLDKTGIGAGGETQAQEDGNFYYNRFLGQRLVATATNSTISAVLNNTQASKFNNQVVGLEMNSSKLATSNAEAGINLVNSTIIADRDDSGSGAIGAFINYGVVTVDGTSSIKVEKESNAANAQAVGIYAVNGSKVDNAGEIEVGGNQSIGILGLAYREDSSSMPIIDEFGPSALGQGKVNIINNKNIALNGIGSIGIYADNNKPTGVKGDVLVTNTASGVITVRNSDSIGIYGEKATISNLGKVSVGDGGVAIYAKNGTEVTDLGTLDLGADGVGVMADGTSDITATSVTLTSNNTGTLGKTGIFYKGDSGTESKTIGVAVNASAFDKGTAIYVENMNITSSGTLNIGKEGVGIFVKGNSTQTGTNTGTIDLTSGKTGAVGMYTKTANILNNTSGIINVNDTSQIGMYAEGTGNKATNKGTINLNVDSSTGIYVKSGAITDIDTNGIVFAGKSSVGVFAEGAQVNFKDNLILANNNENKNIYVYGKGATVGIDAGKTITVNGVATPSTVGNKTVGIYLENAGTASTFNGTAGQLAVTNEAVGIYSKGNNTLNVNVTAAGEKTTGVFIDGASTITGTVTATGSPTVGAVGVYGSGGVVTIGAGGLTLNTNSGKGTGMYLTDGASAAGGTITVNNTLGVKNIGVYYSKGTTSGTVTNNSAVSLVGSDSIGIYAADGITLVNSANITSTAGQSDSIASYVGGGSQLTSNGTIELYDTAGGIGIYTEEGKGVNSGTITLNGTAGSMVGMVSEAQTGKVASIENTNTITVGNNLGMYVAGAGISSGKNTGSIVATTGTGVYVDGGGNSFDGTGGTITSNAVGIYLKNTDTNKITAGTLNIASGGVGVFGENAKIDFAVNVTGTGAVGVAAKTNSVISGNITTGQDSVGVYLLDDTVAFNGANITTGTNNLGTSVGILFDAGITGAYTMNNVSVNAKNGVGIYLGGAGMTLNHNGNVTTENGIGIYVPTGTTLATGTSTMNINGGTGVYVDGGTANLGTAGNLKFNFLAGGGIGVFNNGGTLNLGNNITVTGSGSLAATSNGSLNSTGNLNIGEGATGMLGTYDSAMTGPQSISNTGGTITAASGGIGLAAIKGSTNPGFPVTITNTGTITASGVSTTNTPSIGIYTDVADIANTGNINVGSKGIGIYSNHNGVMTSVQNNNMTMTGTDGIGVYIKGATNGLVSNNINSTGSRNTGVVLEGVTSNINAGTINLNNESVGVLATSGTTSTINGTISVGASSSTKSAIGIVANAGSNVTVAGTAAVATGNGGIGVYAEGAGTTVTVANTGNISVGTDGIYMYSKDATLNFTGNITANNQIGIVADGGTINAMGASTITVQNGGIGAYVKNAAPAFGTTTIAVQAGNSSEYSMGVYYDGVAALGAAPIITQTGSYTIGMVLNNSTGTTAGGISIGGTGTTNQVGVMAKGNSNLTVAGPVTVSGGDNNIGVYGESSAITVNSNIAVATPGTAAPSGDPMKYSSVGVFMDKGLYAGTGNVTVGNNSIGIYGKDLNGGSITQTGTTMTAGDNGVGVYGTGTGTGTENINLTMTAGITLGNNNSIGVYAKNINSNVTGDISTGTDTSIGIVSEGNGNITYTGDMAIGNKSVGIYKFDGTGTITTSAGNWNIGNNGYGIFLKQSAEQKVTINNNADMSLGTASVGIFSNGKNEVNNTGNIIVGMTDLNGETHENVQKHLNSVGIYVTGGTTATSSGTITVNYDHSVGVYASGTGTNFTNTGTMNIDNGGVGIIVRDGAVAVNAVGANINLGGTLAACGATTVGMSAGMGSTIINNGTITVNQGVGMLVVTGATFKNNGTIIVNNGIGIEGIGSTVNAGHIIVNGGSAVGSGGLSTASVGAIEIKPDGTIKINGNYTSIGGTLSTAGSIIVDGAYVDVTTGTPLFNAHSVSGEVNILPNFASTGNGRTYEIEGFVNTAMGTITGTKLTPITSPMFVGKITDDGKLVLVVRDYTGLTLGEQFNELYKGLDNLIDYTNGKGKDAQILKELNEYLGHFHGDEFEREASKKLAETRGDIYATIQGRMQDINRAFDNSFYELESSYNLTKDSSKYSVIYTDGNYKDGTLGIDDYDYKVMGLLYMKEKEGTEYGSKYGYTLGFAGSKFDFDDGGSKEDVYSLRVGAHRVKNLSEEHKVSWLSRIELGYNRHIAKRKLELDKTYENKGEYNTYSVAFDNRLTKVMYTDLSRQLDVYADLDLEYGKIDDFKESAGSKGGLEVQIKDNDYFSAQAGAGVKASQRIYAGNDISVKVTADVKYAYEFGDNYDGNKARIKNGGEGYYSLITPEEREGKLTGKVGLTIEKANHMGVTFEVEAADENHKNDSSIKYGVRFNYKF; this is encoded by the coding sequence AGCACCAAGTGGAGTAAATGTATCAGTTACAACACCAGGAGCTGTAGATAAAATAACAGTAACAGCACCAACAATAACAACACCAACAACACCAAGTGATAAAAATATAAATGTTACAGCACCAGCAACACCAACAGGATTTGAGCCAACTACTGTAACAGCACCAACAGCACCAAGTATCCCAGTTATTGTACCACCAACTATTCCATCGTTTGCTTCAAATGTTGTTTCAAATGGAAATGGAACAGCTAATCATATTGATACTAGAACTTTAAGTAATGGTGTTATAGAAATGGTTGCAATTAAAGGTGGAAATTTTAATTTAGTCAGAAATACTGCTAATACATGGACATATGAATATACTGGATATAGTGGAGCTAATGTCTGGGCTATAGGAGATGCTAAAAGTGATCTTCATGCAGACGTTGGATCAGGATTGACATGGAGCGGTTTAGCTAGAACTTCTACAGCTTCTGGTGGATCTCAACTAGGGTTTCAAAAATTGGTTGGGTCAGGAGCTCAATCAACAATGTTAAGCAATGCAACATTTCTTTATACTAGAGGAATGGAAAATGCAACTTCTAACCTAGGAGAATTTGTACATATGGATATTCATGGAGCTGCTGCACCAGCAGGTCAAAGAACAGGATTAGATACTGGAACTAATGGATTGAGTAATAAAACTGCCATTTTAGCGGCTTATGATGATGCTGGAAATAATATTAACTGGACTTATGGAACAACAAAAAATACAACAGCAGCTTCAGATAGATATACATGGATAAATAGTGGAAAAATAGTTATTGAAGGAGGAAACACTTCTCTTACTAACCATTATGACCATAGTTCAGCAGGAAGAAAAGCTATAGCTATGAATACAGGGGAGGTAATCTTTCAACCATATTTTAATGGAACTAATTATTTTCAAAAATATACTTCTGTATTCGTAATGTCTCTTGATGGAACTGGAGTACATCATATAATGTACAATGGACCAACAGGAAGCATAAAAACATATACTCAAACAGCTTCTATTTTCCTATCTGGATCTAGTGGTGCAGGAAGACCATTGAGTATTGTAAATAGAGGAACGTTAGAAATGTATGGAGAAAATTCAGCTGGAATTTTCCTAAAAACAGGTTCTGATAATGATTTATATTTTACTACTGATAACTTTGCTTTCAATAGTTCAACTAATACTGTAACTGCTGGAAGTTATAAGCCATTGAAGTTATTTGGAGATAAAAGTATAGGTCTATATGGGGCTGCTACAGATGGTTCTACAATTGGAAATTTTGCAGTAGATATTGGAGAAACTGGCAAAGGAAATCAGAATTTTACAACTTCTACAGCTTCTGGAACTACTAATGGAACAAACTTAACAGATTATAATATCAATCCAAGTGGTGGAACAAATAAAAATATAGAAGGATCTTTTGGAATAATTGCCAATGCACCTATGAAGCTTACAAGCCACCAGATAAGAATATATGATAAAACTGAAAATAATGTTGGAGTATATCCTAATGCTGATGTTGCACTTAATCTTGGAGGAGGAGAAATTTCTTTAAATGGTGGAAATACAAATATTGGTATTTTAATTAATGGTAAGGGAAGTGTAACTTCTACAGGTAATGTTTCAGTAACAGGTGGAGTAAAAAATATGGCTGTTTATGTTAAAGGAGGGACTTCTGGTCCTGCAGAAACAGTTTCAGTAAATAAAGTAACAGCTACAAATACAGAAGATTCAGTAGTTGTTTATGGAGAAAGTGGAGCAAAGATTACAGCAAAGGAATTAAATGTTGTTTCAAAAGTAGGGGCAAATCCAACAACTGGAAATGGAAAAGATACAGGAGCTGCTTTTGCTTCAGGAGCTAATACTGTTATTACAATTGATAGAGCAGCAACTCCTGGAAGTGCTAATATATCTATAACAGGATCAAAATTAGATGATGCAGACAGATATGTTGGATTTGGAGTTATGGCAACAAATGGTGGAGTTGTTAATGCTAAAAACAACTATATAAAGGTAGTTAATGGATCAACAGCAGCAGCATCTATAGGGGCAAACTCTAATATAGATTTATCAGGAGGAACAGTAGAATTTGATGGTTCAGGATATGCTGTTTATTCAGATGGAGTAGGAAAAATAAATTTAAGTAATTCTAAAATGATTCTTAAAGGAAAAGCAACAGCTTTTGATGTAGATATGCTGGCAGGAATACCACCTGTAACATTAGATGCAAATTCAAGAATTCATGTAGAATCAAATGATGTTGTTGTCTTTAACCTAAAAAATGCAACAGGACTAAGTACAAGTGGATTAGAAGCTAGTATAACTACAGCTCTTGGATCAGCTCTTGGAGGAGCAAATCTTTCATCTCTTATAGTTGCAGGTGGAGGTATTGACAAATACAAAATAGCTGCAGTTGATGGTGGAACAATTAGTATTGGAAATTTAGATAAAACTGGAATAGGTGCAGGAGGGGAAACTCAGGCTCAAGAAGATGGAAACTTCTACTATAACAGATTCTTAGGACAAAGACTTGTAGCAACAGCTACAAACAGTACTATTTCTGCCGTTCTTAATAATACTCAGGCTTCTAAATTTAACAACCAAGTAGTTGGATTGGAAATGAACTCAAGTAAATTGGCTACTTCTAATGCAGAAGCAGGAATAAATTTAGTTAACTCAACTATTATAGCTGATAGAGATGACAGCGGATCAGGTGCAATAGGAGCTTTCATAAACTATGGAGTTGTAACTGTAGATGGAACTAGCTCAATAAAGGTTGAAAAAGAAAGTAATGCAGCAAATGCTCAAGCAGTTGGTATTTACGCAGTAAATGGAAGTAAAGTTGATAATGCTGGAGAGATTGAAGTAGGTGGAAATCAATCTATAGGAATTCTAGGGCTGGCATATAGAGAAGATTCTTCTAGTATGCCAATAATTGACGAATTTGGTCCATCAGCACTGGGACAAGGTAAAGTTAATATTATTAATAATAAAAATATAGCTCTTAATGGAATAGGAAGTATAGGTATCTATGCAGATAATAATAAACCAACAGGAGTAAAAGGGGATGTACTTGTGACAAATACAGCCTCTGGAGTGATAACTGTAAGAAACTCAGATAGTATTGGTATCTATGGAGAGAAAGCTACAATTTCTAACCTTGGAAAAGTATCAGTTGGGGATGGAGGAGTAGCTATATATGCTAAAAATGGAACTGAAGTAACAGATCTAGGTACTTTGGATCTTGGAGCTGATGGAGTAGGGGTTATGGCTGATGGGACTTCTGATATAACTGCAACATCTGTAACTCTGACATCAAATAATACTGGAACTCTTGGAAAAACTGGTATCTTCTATAAAGGGGACTCAGGGACAGAAAGTAAAACTATAGGTGTAGCAGTAAATGCTTCAGCTTTTGATAAAGGGACTGCTATATATGTTGAAAATATGAATATCACTTCTTCGGGAACTTTAAATATAGGTAAGGAAGGAGTAGGTATTTTTGTGAAAGGAAATTCAACTCAAACAGGTACAAATACAGGAACTATTGATCTTACATCTGGAAAAACAGGTGCAGTAGGTATGTACACAAAAACTGCCAATATCCTTAATAATACAAGTGGAATCATAAATGTAAATGACACTTCTCAAATAGGTATGTATGCAGAAGGAACAGGAAACAAAGCAACAAATAAAGGAACAATAAATTTAAATGTAGACAGTTCTACAGGTATTTATGTAAAATCAGGGGCTATTACAGATATTGATACTAATGGTATAGTGTTTGCTGGAAAATCAAGTGTAGGAGTTTTTGCAGAAGGTGCTCAAGTAAACTTCAAAGATAATTTGATTCTTGCTAATAATAATGAAAATAAAAATATCTATGTTTATGGTAAAGGTGCTACTGTAGGAATTGATGCAGGTAAAACAATAACTGTAAATGGTGTAGCTACTCCATCAACAGTAGGGAATAAAACAGTTGGAATATATCTTGAAAATGCTGGTACTGCAAGTACATTTAATGGAACTGCAGGACAGCTTGCTGTCACAAATGAAGCAGTAGGTATCTATTCTAAAGGTAATAATACTCTAAATGTAAATGTTACTGCTGCTGGAGAAAAAACTACAGGAGTATTCATAGATGGAGCTTCTACAATAACAGGAACTGTAACTGCTACAGGATCTCCAACTGTTGGAGCAGTAGGAGTATATGGCAGTGGTGGAGTTGTAACTATAGGCGCAGGAGGACTTACTCTTAATACAAACTCTGGAAAAGGAACAGGAATGTACCTTACAGATGGAGCTTCTGCTGCTGGTGGAACAATAACTGTAAATAATACATTAGGTGTTAAAAATATAGGGGTATATTACAGTAAAGGAACTACATCTGGAACTGTAACAAATAATTCTGCTGTTTCTCTTGTTGGAAGCGACAGTATAGGAATATATGCAGCTGATGGAATAACACTTGTAAATAGCGCTAATATAACATCAACAGCTGGACAAAGTGACAGTATAGCTTCATATGTAGGAGGAGGGTCACAATTAACTTCAAATGGAACTATCGAATTATATGATACAGCTGGTGGAATAGGAATATATACAGAAGAAGGAAAAGGAGTAAATTCTGGGACTATAACATTAAATGGAACAGCAGGTTCAATGGTTGGAATGGTATCAGAAGCTCAAACAGGAAAAGTAGCTTCTATAGAAAATACAAATACAATTACTGTAGGAAATAATCTGGGAATGTATGTAGCAGGTGCTGGAATAAGTTCAGGAAAAAATACAGGAAGTATAGTTGCTACAACAGGAACAGGAGTATATGTAGATGGTGGAGGAAACAGCTTTGATGGAACTGGGGGAACTATTACATCAAATGCAGTTGGAATCTATCTAAAAAATACAGATACTAATAAAATAACAGCAGGAACTTTAAATATAGCTTCAGGAGGAGTTGGAGTATTTGGAGAAAATGCAAAAATAGATTTTGCAGTAAATGTTACAGGAACAGGAGCAGTAGGAGTTGCAGCTAAAACTAACTCTGTAATATCTGGAAATATAACAACTGGACAGGATTCAGTTGGAGTATACCTTCTTGATGATACTGTTGCATTTAATGGTGCTAATATAACAACTGGAACAAATAATTTAGGAACATCAGTAGGAATATTGTTTGATGCAGGAATAACTGGTGCATACACTATGAATAATGTAAGTGTAAATGCTAAAAATGGAGTAGGTATATATCTAGGTGGAGCTGGAATGACTCTTAATCACAATGGAAATGTAACTACTGAAAATGGAATTGGAATATATGTTCCTACAGGAACTACTTTAGCTACTGGTACATCAACTATGAATATTAATGGTGGAACTGGAGTATATGTAGATGGAGGAACTGCCAACCTTGGAACAGCTGGAAATCTTAAATTTAATTTCCTAGCTGGTGGAGGAATAGGAGTATTCAACAATGGTGGAACTCTTAATCTTGGAAACAACATAACTGTAACTGGTTCAGGATCACTTGCAGCTACTTCAAATGGAAGCCTTAATTCTACTGGAAACCTAAACATAGGAGAAGGTGCTACTGGAATGCTTGGAACATATGATTCAGCAATGACAGGACCTCAAAGTATATCAAATACAGGTGGAACAATAACAGCTGCATCTGGAGGAATAGGCCTTGCAGCAATAAAAGGAAGTACTAATCCTGGATTCCCAGTAACAATAACTAATACAGGGACAATCACTGCATCTGGAGTATCAACTACAAATACACCATCAATAGGAATTTACACAGATGTAGCAGATATAGCAAATACTGGAAATATTAATGTGGGAAGCAAAGGAATTGGAATATACTCTAACCATAATGGAGTTATGACATCAGTACAAAATAATAATATGACTATGACAGGAACAGATGGAATAGGAGTATATATTAAAGGAGCAACAAATGGACTTGTATCAAATAATATAAATTCAACAGGTTCAAGAAATACAGGGGTAGTTCTTGAAGGAGTAACATCAAATATAAATGCAGGAACTATTAATTTAAATAATGAAAGTGTAGGAGTATTGGCAACATCAGGAACAACTTCTACAATAAATGGAACTATCTCAGTTGGAGCTTCAAGCAGTACTAAGAGTGCAATAGGAATAGTAGCAAATGCAGGTTCTAATGTAACTGTTGCAGGAACAGCAGCTGTTGCAACTGGAAATGGAGGAATAGGAGTATACGCTGAAGGAGCTGGAACAACAGTTACAGTTGCAAATACAGGAAATATTTCAGTAGGAACAGATGGAATATATATGTATTCTAAAGATGCTACTCTGAATTTCACAGGAAATATCACGGCTAATAATCAAATAGGAATAGTAGCAGATGGTGGAACTATCAATGCAATGGGAGCATCAACTATAACTGTTCAAAATGGAGGAATAGGAGCATATGTAAAAAATGCAGCTCCAGCATTTGGAACAACAACAATAGCAGTACAGGCAGGAAATAGTTCTGAATATTCTATGGGAGTTTATTATGATGGAGTGGCAGCACTTGGAGCAGCTCCAATAATTACTCAAACAGGAAGCTATACTATTGGAATGGTGTTGAATAATTCAACAGGAACAACTGCTGGAGGAATTTCTATTGGAGGAACAGGAACAACAAATCAGGTAGGAGTAATGGCAAAAGGAAACTCTAATCTTACAGTGGCAGGACCTGTGACAGTAAGTGGAGGAGATAATAATATTGGTGTATATGGTGAAAGCAGTGCAATTACAGTTAATAGTAATATAGCAGTAGCAACACCAGGAACAGCAGCACCAAGTGGTGATCCAATGAAATACTCTTCAGTGGGAGTATTTATGGATAAAGGGTTATATGCAGGAACAGGAAATGTAACAGTTGGAAATAATAGTATTGGAATCTATGGAAAAGATTTAAATGGAGGCTCAATTACTCAAACTGGAACTACAATGACTGCAGGAGATAATGGAGTTGGTGTATATGGAACTGGTACAGGTACTGGAACAGAAAATATCAATTTGACAATGACTGCAGGAATAACACTTGGAAATAATAATTCTATAGGAGTGTATGCAAAAAATATAAATTCAAATGTTACAGGAGATATATCTACTGGAACAGATACAAGTATAGGGATTGTAAGCGAAGGTAATGGAAATATAACATATACAGGTGATATGGCTATTGGCAACAAGTCAGTGGGTATCTATAAATTTGATGGAACAGGAACTATAACTACATCAGCAGGTAATTGGAATATAGGAAATAATGGATATGGAATATTTCTTAAACAATCAGCAGAACAAAAAGTTACAATCAATAATAATGCTGATATGAGTTTAGGAACAGCATCAGTAGGAATATTCTCTAATGGAAAAAATGAAGTAAATAATACTGGAAATATAATAGTAGGAATGACAGATTTAAATGGAGAAACTCATGAGAATGTTCAAAAACATCTTAACTCAGTAGGTATATATGTTACTGGTGGAACAACAGCAACAAGTTCTGGAACTATCACAGTAAACTATGATCATTCAGTAGGAGTTTATGCAAGTGGAACAGGGACAAATTTCACAAATACTGGAACTATGAATATAGATAATGGTGGTGTTGGTATTATTGTAAGAGATGGAGCAGTAGCTGTAAATGCTGTAGGAGCTAACATTAATCTAGGAGGAACACTGGCAGCATGTGGAGCAACAACAGTAGGAATGTCAGCAGGAATGGGATCTACTATTATTAATAATGGAACTATTACAGTAAATCAGGGAGTAGGAATGCTCGTAGTAACTGGAGCAACATTTAAAAATAATGGAACTATTATAGTAAACAATGGAATAGGAATAGAAGGAATTGGAAGTACAGTAAATGCTGGACACATAATAGTAAATGGTGGGTCAGCTGTTGGATCAGGCGGTTTATCTACTGCTAGTGTAGGAGCTATTGAGATAAAACCAGATGGAACTATTAAAATCAATGGAAACTATACTTCTATTGGAGGAACTCTTTCTACAGCGGGATCTATCATAGTAGATGGAGCTTATGTAGATGTAACAACTGGAACACCACTATTTAATGCACACAGTGTAAGTGGAGAAGTAAATATACTTCCAAACTTTGCTTCAACAGGAAATGGTCGTACATATGAAATAGAAGGTTTTGTAAATACAGCTATGGGAACAATAACAGGAACAAAACTTACTCCTATAACATCACCTATGTTTGTAGGGAAAATAACAGATGATGGAAAACTAGTGTTAGTAGTAAGAGATTATACAGGATTGACTTTAGGTGAACAATTTAATGAACTGTATAAAGGGTTGGATAACTTAATTGATTATACTAATGGAAAAGGAAAAGATGCTCAGATTCTAAAAGAACTAAATGAATATCTAGGTCATTTCCATGGAGATGAATTTGAAAGAGAAGCTTCAAAGAAATTAGCTGAAACAAGAGGAGATATTTATGCAACTATTCAAGGAAGAATGCAGGATATCAACAGAGCTTTTGATAACTCTTTCTACGAACTTGAATCTTCATATAATCTGACTAAAGACAGCAGTAAATACAGTGTTATCTATACTGATGGAAACTATAAAGATGGAACATTAGGAATAGATGACTATGATTACAAGGTAATGGGACTTCTTTATATGAAAGAGAAAGAGGGAACAGAATATGGAAGTAAATATGGATATACATTAGGATTTGCAGGATCAAAGTTTGATTTTGATGATGGCGGATCAAAAGAGGATGTATACTCATTAAGAGTAGGAGCGCATAGAGTTAAAAATCTAAGTGAAGAACATAAAGTATCATGGTTATCAAGAATAGAACTTGGATACAACAGACATATTGCTAAGAGAAAGCTTGAGTTGGATAAAACTTATGAAAATAAGGGAGAGTACAATACTTACTCTGTAGCATTTGATAACAGACTTACTAAAGTTATGTATACAGACCTTTCTAGACAATTAGATGTATATGCTGATTTAGATTTAGAATATGGAAAAATAGATGACTTCAAAGAAAGTGCTGGAAGCAAAGGTGGACTGGAAGTACAAATCAAAGATAATGACTACTTCAGTGCACAAGCAGGAGCAGGAGTTAAAGCATCACAAAGAATCTATGCAGGAAATGATATATCTGTAAAAGTAACAGCAGATGTAAAATATGCATATGAATTTGGAGATAACTATGATGGAAACAAAGCAAGAATTAAAAATGGAGGGGAAGGGTATTACAGCCTAATCACACCAGAAGAGAGAGAAGGAAAATTAACAGGAAAAGTTGGACTTACAATAGAAAAAGCTAACCACATGGGAGTAACATTTGAAGTGGAAGCAGCAGATGAAAATCATAAAAATGATTCATCAATCAAGTATGGAGTAAGATTCAATTACAAATTCTAA
- a CDS encoding adhesion protein FadA: MKKILVGCFLAVSAISYSATDVMSTFEQLELNLQQLEAEERAMYNQRKAEAEEAEKTLAAQRKMYAEISEKEKRILSVKDNKFYKTQYQELAKKYSEAKKELEKDMKRQEEIISIFEAIR, from the coding sequence ATGAAAAAAATATTAGTGGGATGCTTCTTAGCAGTATCAGCAATATCATATTCAGCAACAGATGTAATGTCAACATTTGAGCAGCTTGAACTTAATCTTCAGCAGTTAGAAGCTGAAGAAAGAGCTATGTATAATCAAAGAAAAGCAGAGGCTGAAGAAGCTGAAAAAACTCTGGCAGCTCAAAGAAAAATGTATGCAGAGATTTCAGAAAAAGAGAAGAGAATTTTAAGTGTAAAAGATAATAAATTCTATAAAACTCAATATCAGGAATTAGCAAAAAAATATTCAGAAGCTAAAAAAGAATTGGAAAAGGACATGAAAAGACAGGAAGAGATAATAAGCATATTTGAAGCTATTAGATAA